The nucleotide sequence taatcaatgagtatgcatgCACAAGGaagtctaataaaaaaaaaataaagtcaaaatttCCCAACGGGACGATCCTATTGGTGTATTCTGGACTCAGCTCTCTCCAATGGTTTCCGCATTTTGGCTTATAGGTTAGCGGGttagccatatacacccatgaAAAAAAGCCATGGGTTCCCTACCCCTACTTTAGTTGTTCAACTTACGTTCACAAAGTCACCTCCTTGGATCATAAAGTCTTTTATCACTCTGTAAATGAACAACATAACAGGTATATTATGAGCGAAAGCAAAGGGTAGGTTTGAAGTAATTGTGCACACATTTAACATTCATGCCTTTCTTATAGTACCATACATAGTACACATAgtagtaaattatgagtgtaaaagtatttttttacatacctGTGGAATGCACAGCCCTTGAAACCAATAGGCACACCGTCTCTTCTGTGgtacagatttatttatttgtaaaacCTCATAAAAGGCGGGCATGTCTGTCAATactttggaaaatatttatagtATAGTGGCGTAACTCTAAAGATGGAAATACTGAATAAATCTAACAACTAGTGTTGTATTTATTGTCATTCTTTAAGAAGAAATGACTGTTTGCCTTTATTTGGTTGGAAATACTATATGAAAGTagcttttattgttttaatagttGTGGCTTATGATGAatgtcaaaatttaaaaaaatcttatcaaAATTAGCTCAAATTTCATCACTTTTTTCCCATCATGTATAATATTGACAAATATTACCTCCAAACTGAACTGAATCAAAATCTTCTCATTATGGCttgtatttatattcatttgtaACCCATGTATTTATGGGGAATTTTAAATGTTGTATGAAAAAGTCAAAAAGTTGAGTCTGCCTTACCGGAACTCCCCAGTGCAAAACTGCCtataaaaaaaggataaaaaagaaCTTTAATCACTATGAAATTAATCTTTAATTTAGAGCATGTCTTTGCAAtgcaaataatttaataatatataaaaataatataacgtataataataatataacatataatgtataataataatataacatataatgtataataataatataacgtataataataatataatgtataataataatataacgtataataataatataatgtataataataatataatgtataataataatagaacgtataataataatataacgtataataataatataatgtataataatataacgtttaataataataatataatgtataataatataacgtataataataataataatataatgtataataatataacgtataataataataatataatgtataataatataacgtataataataatataatgtataataatataacgtataataataatataatgtataataatataacGTATAATAATATAACGTATAATAATAATCGGGGTCAACATACCGAAAATTCTCAGCGGTCTTTGGGACAATATCTGCAAAGAGTTCAACCTTCATCCGTCCCACATCctgaaagaaaatagaaaaacactATGATGAGTATAATTcggttcattttttcttttgtcggCAGTTGAATTAGATGAATGGAAGGCGTGGAGAGAAATGATCAGGTTGCATGTAATATCAGATTTGACATACACAAGGCCAGAGTAGGCAAAGCACCACACATTTCTATATCATGTTAAACCAGTGGTTAGGTAACCCCActttattgtaaaataaaatgtgattttttttgttgcaaattcaagatatataaattcctcatgaccgtgctcggacgtttggtcaccagtcttttggtcgccggtcaaatgtacttagatattaaacagtagttagatattaaacagcacttagatattaaacagtacttagatattaaacagtacttagatattaaacagcacttagatattaaacagtacttagatattaaacagtacttagatattaaacagtacttagatattaaacagtacttagatattaaacagtacttagatattaaacagtacttagatattaaacagcacttagatattaaacagtacttagatattaaacagtacttagatattaaacagaacttagatattaaacagtacttagatattaaacagtacttagatattaaacagtacttagatatttaacagtccttggatattaaattctctcagagatattaaacagtacttagattttaaactccctctcttagatattaatattatatacatatgagagctgttttcaacagtcaactctctgtcaccatttgaccggcgaccaaaagaccagcaaccaaacgtccaagcaccccaGAGTAGAGGCTCCACGAACCCCTGAGACCGACTCAGTGAACCCTTAGGGTTTGATCAACCTCAGGTTAGGAACCACTGTGTTAAACCTTTGAAGTATACATAATATGTAAcggaaattatgatttaaatttCTACTtttcagtgataattttacaattgtctcactgcgagtcccagggattcgcttgtctgaaaactgtgcgtcccaggaaacttgtcacgagtcccaacatactacggatgcaaataaaacataaacaacgatatataaacattcagatttaatttatttattatatggtttagggttagggtttatttatcattgtactagtctttcagctcgtagatcctcctctctttgcagccaaaagtcttttgaaatgtgcgtatttttccttgcttcccccgttttgcttcatgatcatcgatcgaatcttctgcagttcttttcttactagttgtatttttaactgcgaaataactatccagactgttttgctttttctgaaacattttttatctttcttacactattacgaaactcttgctatcgctttctctccttcgtctgctagtgtctgctagtctcgcgagaattatttcgcaaagattatgtggaataaattggtttgctatcggatatacgtgttttggttttttttttgatagaaatttctttgcgtccgaaaaaagcacattacttgaaattgtgcgtctggaagaaaagctgtgcgtatcagacgcaggacgcagaggtaacgagaacactgactTTTAGTTGAAGTGCACCAAAgacttaaaacacacacaaactgctTTAATTCAAAGGTTTGATGAATACATAACGTCACTGTCATCATTTGCTTTAGCCGTTCCAATGTTTTAAAGACGAGAGGTAAACAAGGCCAGTCCTGATAAAGGCATATAATGGCACCATAAAAGAAGGCGGTTCCAATAGTGTTTGCAATGACTAAAGGGACTATGGCTCACTAATCTTGTCAGACAACTTCTCAAAAAGCAGAGAAGCACAAGCACACAAATAAGCCCTAAGGAGCAACAAGGCAGCTGGATGTCAACTGAAACACACAGGACAGAAAAAGGTACGTTTCACGGGACCTTTTTTGACTGCATTGACAAGCAGTACGACTTGCTTTCCCAGTTGTTATTTAAGGGTGAAACTAAATTCCGGCAAGTCCAGTTGCATGTGTgtgatgaaatgaaaatggataAAAGAAGAATGTACATTAGATATGTGAATGTTGTCAGTGTGTTCTTACAACATTAAATCATGCGACACTTAAAAGAACCATTTGTCACAGTCTTGttcaacattatttttcacattGTCCCTTAAAtatcttcagaaaatgaatgggaatGTACCCAATTTATacaaggggattttttttgaagtcactattggcagacatgagcaaGTGACATGACTGTAAGACAGCAATCTTGAAAAACTAAACATTCACATGGTGAATTCATGGCGTCCCAGGTGAAATATTGTAATGAGAAATCTCAGCAACAAGTATACTTTAGTACAGAAAGACAGcgtttaaacaaattaaaattccattcttgatttttttaaatgcatgttttaaaaGTTCCATTTTCTATCAACTCTTTTCTTGGATTGGTAAAAATTCTCCATTTCTCAGGCCAaagtaataatttaaaaagtaaattgtTCTTACTTACTTACCTATTCTAATTTAAAAGTAGTAAATAAGCAACAAAGCATGCCTATTTTACATTTGGTGGCTTTAATTTGTCTTTAAATATTTCTTGTATTCCTGACCTGGAATTTTCTCCtactttttcctcctaaaaatgaaatagatttgatgtctatcattgtcaatggcagctaatgaattAACCAAcaccatgttgttgttgttgttgttttttgtgtcctTTCTTATAGTACTACTCCTTGGAATATCTTGATCTCAGCCTTGACAGATCTTTTAAAACAAGCCAACCACAATGCATGCCATCATCCAGAAATGGGATGAAGCCAGCGACTTACACATAGACTACATAGAAGAACATATGATACTTCTACTTTCCAAGTTAGGTTTAAACTTCTTAGTTTTGTGCTTCACTCACAATCGAATGTGCAGTTCCTGGCAGGGCATGTGCAATCTATCCATTGTTCTTGCTGACCTCGTAGTGGCAACATTTGTAGTCAAATTATGGTTATTTGGATCTGATGAGACTGCTGTATCCCTTTGCTCCCTTTTAACCATCACCTCAAAAACCTATGAAGCTTTACCACTACCCTTAATAGCCTTGTATTTGTGGGATATTTGGTTGGAAGACACCTACTCCAGGAATTGGAGAACATCCTACAAGGTAATCAAGAATATAGCACCCATCATGACATTGTGGATGTTTGCAGTCTTCAATGCCAATAGTGCTCTCAAAGTAAATCTACTGGAGCAGAGGACGGCGACCAATCAAAAGGTTTTGTTGTGTGAAGTACAGGGTGCGTCACAAGTCACCTATTTGGCTTCAGTTATTTCTAGCATCTGTATTTGTTCGATGTTACCCTACTATTCGTGGATTCCACAATGGTTATGCGATGCTGAGAGGATGTTTGAAGCAAGGGACAAACAAAAGATGGGTCATTTGGTCACATTAATAAACCCCTGTACACAGATGACGCCAAATGAGGGGATCGGGTTAGTAAAAAGCCCCCTACCAAGACCACCACTGTGGCTCAGCCTAGTCTTGGGCTTCAGTACATTATGGATGCCATATTTGGTTGTAACCACAGGCAGTTTGTTGTTATTCATCTGTATACCTGCTTTTATAGGGGTGAACTTAATGTGGTTGGAATGTGCAAATAGTGTCCTAACAGGGCTGATTTTTTGGGCAAAGAGTCGCAGACGAGGACCTTACGCGAGTGTAAGGCTAAATTTGTGCTCATGGGAAGTCTATTGGCATTTAAGTAGATGGACATTAAGGGATATGAAACTTATTTCGCCTGTATTGACCACAAAAGATTTACTCTGTGTTTAGTCCATTTATATAGTAGCATTGTAACAGCATTAATGTGGTCTTCAGATTTTGATTTCAATTGGAACAACATATTATGCTATCTatgtcaggggtgggcaaacttaaAATGACTAAGGATAAAAATACCTTCACATTTCCACTTAGCCAAACAGATGAGATTTTATGGTTTGGACTGACGTGATGATAATATTGTACTATTTGTGTCTGTTACAGTGATGCAAAGCAAGTGGCATCTATTGTAAAATGCAGGGTTTTTATAAggtataaatgtttttaaataggaAAGACAATCATTCGGTTTTACACAGTGCCAGGaaattattataaattataaggaaattgtTCAATAACTGTTCAGAGATGAGACAGAAAGCTACTAAATCTGTTGTTATCAAGTGTCAATCAAGGCAGTTACAGGGAAATGTGAGGTGAAATATGATACCTTAAATACCCCAAAATGTGAACAGTAAGAATCACAATGGTTTACAATAGGAAgcaaatcttcattttttttctataacagATCAAAATTTGCAAACTTGCCAATATCTTTTGTACCAGTAACATTTTTCTATTGATTATGATTAATCGACGAATTAAAGTGTAACTAAATATGGAAAAGACAAAATTATCATTCAATTATGTCcattgtatataaatatatacacattcacatactgtatattgttgttcattttttaCTACTAGTATTTTGACTATGAAGATGTTTAAATACGACCAATTTAAATTTTGTactacttttgttttttaaagaataataaatggAGTAACCGTGTGGCATAAACGCTAACAGCAATGAAATGTCTCATGTGGTTCTCTGGATCTTTGTTGTAGACGAGTCTTAATAAAAGATTTTTCCAACTcacctggccaccaattgtgaCGTCGAAGAAAACAATGGGATTGTTAGGGTTTGTTGCTTGAACCGACATTATTTCACTTAATTAGCGATTTCGGAGAGATAATAAAAAGATATGGAACTTGTACAGCGGTGGATTTGAATCCGGAAACTTTGTATGGAAACCATAGCAAGTCAAACTACGGCAAGTCATTTAGGACAAACCAAGAAAAACGCGTACATTAGAAAACCTTTGTCAAACCTTACACATTTATGCAAATATGTTAACCGTGAACAAAcaaagattaaataaaaaataataataaaaatcagacataggctttgtcatcatcattgacttgacaaaagcctaattgtcatcataagcaggtgcgtatgacgaaatcggtaaataaatattaaggaatataatttattaaaactTATTCTTTAATTAAGGCTCCTTTATTAGCTTGTGTTGGtgcaaaaatatatgtatgagTAACTTTTTGTGGTCTCAGTCGGTTttcttttattctatttttttggacaattggTGGAAAATGGCAATGGCAgcagaaattaaaaataaaatacaattccaCTTACAGAATTCCACCTGTACTGTGTAGTAGTATTTAACTAAATACCTTTCATTGTATATGATACACTCAATTCATTAAATATTGGAGGTCTGGCTGGGAATGATCGTTTAAATGTGAGTGcgccaatggaaaaaaattactGACAACTGACAGTCTAATAAACATATTATTGTCAAATATAGCTGATACTTCAGcgatttgggggaaaaacagtaaaaacaCAATTAGGCAAGAACAAATATGCATCTTCAAGTTCAAAGATTTATTAAAACTTGAATttttaaatgacccaaaaaattccaacgtggcaccaaaataaaacaaccaaGAATGGCTTCAAAAAGTTGCCCTAGAGCACTGTGATTGAAAATGAGCATGTTTATAATCAAATGGGTTAGAAAGCAGGGGGAAACTAATAaagcaaaaagaagaaatgttCTATGTGAAGTAGTAGGGCTTCTTGACATTGACGCCATACTCTGAGAGAGCAGGGCCCAGGTCCTCCATTGTAAGAGTATACTTCTTATCCTACAAATCAAgaagaaaacaatattaaaactTCAATTCTAGGTCGGCGGGGTCGAAACGTCAGAGCAAATTCCCAAAAAGTTACAAggttatacaaatatttttttttaattcaaatacaaTGATAAAGTGCCAAATTAATTTTTGTCAAAGCAGAAAATAGCCACAACACTTTCTGCACAACAGTGGATGAATTGGAGATACTCTAACCATCTAGACTTCTAAAGTAcacagtttttttcttgttttttttctctccatactCAATAATCATGTTGCCATTGAGTGGGCATTCTTCATACAACAAATATGGCTGGCACAGCACTATGAGTAAGTTGCTATTCCAAATTGTTGCTGCTGCCTGTCCAATAAAATGGGAAGAGCTTTAccagtaagaaaaaaagttagGGACAACTGTTTGGGAATCTGGTTTGTATAGGCACATACTGAACAAGTAAATATAGGGggcaatctgaaaaaaaaaagaccttcgTCTTGCTCCTTGAACTTCCCGATGCTGTCCCCTTCATTTTACA is from Stigmatopora nigra isolate UIUO_SnigA chromosome 1, RoL_Snig_1.1, whole genome shotgun sequence and encodes:
- the LOC144203649 gene encoding putative G-protein coupled receptor 160, whose product is MHAIIQKWDEASDLHIDYIEEHMILLLSKLGLNFLVLCFTHNRMCSSWQGMCNLSIVLADLVVATFVVKLWLFGSDETAVSLCSLLTITSKTYEALPLPLIALYLWDIWLEDTYSRNWRTSYKVIKNIAPIMTLWMFAVFNANSALKVNLLEQRTATNQKVLLCEVQGASQVTYLASVISSICICSMLPYYSWIPQWLCDAERMFEARDKQKMGHLVTLINPCTQMTPNEGIGLVKSPLPRPPLWLSLVLGFSTLWMPYLVVTTGSLLLFICIPAFIGVNLMWLECANSVLTGLIFWAKSRRRGPYASVRLNLCSWEVYWHLSRWTLRDMKLISPVLTTKDLLCV